The following proteins are co-located in the Halopelagius inordinatus genome:
- a CDS encoding FGGY-family carbohydrate kinase, whose amino-acid sequence LIEDAAETENLARSVDSTDGVYFVPAFTGLGAPHWDQRARGTIVGMTRGTRREHIVRAALESIAFQTRDVAEAMESDSGIELTDLRVDGGAVKNNFLCQLQSNIVGTDIVRPVVDETTALGSAYAAGLAVGYWETADELRDNWQIDREFEPESPGDVEQRYGRWTDAVERSLDWARDGGE is encoded by the coding sequence CTCATCGAGGACGCCGCGGAGACGGAGAACCTCGCACGTTCTGTGGACTCGACGGACGGCGTCTACTTCGTCCCGGCGTTCACCGGCCTCGGCGCGCCTCACTGGGACCAACGCGCCCGCGGCACCATCGTCGGCATGACGCGCGGCACGCGGCGCGAGCATATCGTCCGCGCCGCACTGGAGTCCATCGCGTTCCAAACGCGCGACGTGGCCGAGGCGATGGAGTCCGATTCGGGCATCGAACTCACCGACCTCCGCGTCGACGGCGGTGCGGTGAAGAACAACTTCCTCTGTCAGCTTCAGTCGAACATCGTCGGCACCGACATCGTCCGTCCCGTCGTCGACGAGACGACGGCGCTCGGGTCCGCGTACGCCGCGGGCCTCGCAGTCGGCTACTGGGAGACGGCGGACGAACTCCGCGACAACTGGCAGATAGACAGAGAGTTCGAACCCGAGAGTCCGGGCGACGTCGAACAGCGCTACGGTCGCTGGACGGATGCCGTCGAGCGGTCTCTCGACTGGGCGCGCGACGGGGGTGAGTGA